From a region of the Pyrococcus kukulkanii genome:
- a CDS encoding GIY-YIG nuclease family protein: MKGSYILLLYLPQDTKIKTKARTFALKKGYYAYVGSAMNSLEKRVRRHFKKEKKLHWHIDYLTLKAEPIMAYLIPSNVRLEEELSRKMAKIGGIVRGFGASDLNVPGNLFYFSYDPRHLVEELLKNLRLTYLIFP, encoded by the coding sequence ATACCTACCCCAGGACACGAAGATAAAGACTAAAGCAAGAACCTTTGCCCTGAAAAAGGGATACTACGCCTACGTTGGTTCGGCAATGAATTCACTTGAAAAGAGAGTTAGGAGGCACTTTAAGAAAGAGAAGAAGCTTCACTGGCACATAGACTACCTAACTCTTAAAGCTGAACCCATAATGGCATACCTAATACCCTCAAACGTTAGACTTGAAGAAGAGCTGTCCAGGAAGATGGCAAAGATAGGAGGGATAGTTAGGGGATTTGGAGCTTCAGATCTGAACGTCCCAGGAAACCTTTTCTATTTTAGCTACGATCCAAGGCATTTGGTTGAGGAGCTTCTTAAGAACCTAAGATTAACTTACCTAATATTTCCCTAG